A single genomic interval of Pirellulales bacterium harbors:
- a CDS encoding class I SAM-dependent methyltransferase, translated as MTETRQVDETQSPAESRRSGKLVNRMIEKDVIREVSYDAYKKKVRGVYDGPKGALLSTASRLSLHLAFGERLLKSRKFDLRGAKSILDVGSGAGQIIQHLLKFADPGARITGFDLSHEMLKRARRRLESDRPLFVTADLTQLPFPDETFDCVTCGYVLEHLPDPRPGLAELSRVLVAGGRMLLIATEDNFGGAWTSYFWLCRTYNRAELKATCAELGLEWRRELWFSRFHEWMKAGGICVEIVKRS; from the coding sequence ATGACCGAGACGCGCCAAGTTGACGAGACGCAGTCGCCGGCCGAGTCGCGCCGCAGCGGCAAGCTTGTCAATCGGATGATCGAAAAGGACGTCATCCGCGAGGTCAGCTACGACGCCTATAAAAAGAAGGTGCGCGGCGTCTACGACGGGCCCAAAGGGGCGCTGTTGTCGACGGCCAGCCGATTGTCGCTGCACCTGGCGTTTGGCGAACGGCTATTGAAGTCGCGCAAATTTGACCTGCGGGGCGCCAAGAGCATCCTGGACGTAGGGAGCGGCGCCGGGCAGATTATTCAGCATCTGCTCAAGTTCGCCGATCCTGGGGCGCGCATCACCGGCTTTGATCTGTCGCACGAGATGCTCAAGCGGGCGCGGCGGCGGTTGGAAAGCGACCGCCCGCTGTTTGTCACCGCCGATCTGACGCAGTTGCCGTTTCCCGACGAGACGTTCGACTGCGTGACATGCGGCTATGTGCTTGAACACTTGCCCGACCCGCGACCGGGACTGGCGGAACTCAGCCGCGTGCTGGTCGCTGGTGGGCGGATGCTGCTGATCGCGACCGAGGACAACTTTGGCGGCGCGTGGACGAGCTATTTCTGGCTCTGCCGCACTTACAACCGCGCGGAACTGAAGGCCACTTGCGCGGAGCTAGGCCTGGAGTGGCGGCGCGAGTTGTGGTTTTCCCGCTTTCACGAATGGATGAAGGCGGGGGGCATCTGCGTCGAGATTGTCAAGCGATCATGA
- a CDS encoding BatA and WFA domain-containing protein gives MPGWLPSWTNMLSPWGWAAVLAVPPAILALYFLRLKRSPLEVPSTYLWRKSIEDLHVNSLWQRLRQSILLLLQLLLVGLVILALLRPNWQGTQLSGGRYIFLVDNSASMAATDVQPTRLAEAKRQVMALIEKMASGDKAMIISFADRARVEQAYTDNRKQLRERLTAIEQTARPTSLVEALNVASGLANPGRSATDITDTQVAEALPAQVFIFSDGRFADVEKFSLGNLAPVYVPVGAATAENLAIAAFSTKEVEGESGRVQAFASIESHASQPRETPLELYLDGELIDASRVTVAAGESAGVAFDLDSPLSGVLELRAATGDDLKLDDAAWAALNPPRRARVLVVEAGPNPPLAYALATESARKLADVTTQPAAYLKDPEYQQRASAGECDLVIYDRTAPAVMPQANTLFIGSLPPVDWKAEAKADVPQIVDIDRAHPLMQFLELGDVIISEGTPLTPPGGASVLIHGSRGPLFAIAPRQAFEDAVLGFEPYSADEVDTNWPVRLSFPVFVLNVLEYLGGQAQGQLRVASTAPGSAVTLRLDGAPSEITIHTPRQGKLRVSRTPSGVFRFADTDALGAYTASAGDRALERFTVNLFSAAESDIRPRAQLKIGHVEVQGSQQAAQTTRREAWKWLVLAGLVVLLVEWYIYNRRVYL, from the coding sequence ATGCCGGGCTGGCTGCCATCGTGGACCAACATGCTTTCGCCTTGGGGTTGGGCGGCCGTGTTGGCTGTGCCACCGGCGATTTTGGCGCTCTACTTTTTGCGATTGAAGCGGTCGCCGCTGGAAGTGCCAAGCACCTATCTGTGGCGCAAGTCGATCGAAGACTTGCACGTGAACAGCCTGTGGCAACGGCTGCGTCAGAGCATCTTGCTGCTGTTGCAGTTGCTGCTGGTGGGACTGGTGATCTTGGCTCTATTGCGGCCCAACTGGCAGGGGACGCAGCTTAGTGGCGGGCGATATATCTTTCTGGTCGACAACTCGGCGAGCATGGCGGCGACCGACGTGCAGCCCACCCGCCTTGCCGAGGCCAAGCGGCAGGTGATGGCGCTGATCGAAAAGATGGCCAGCGGCGACAAGGCGATGATCATCAGCTTTGCCGACCGGGCGCGCGTGGAGCAGGCATACACCGACAATCGCAAGCAACTGCGCGAGCGACTGACGGCGATTGAGCAGACCGCGCGGCCAACTTCGCTGGTCGAGGCGCTCAACGTGGCGTCGGGGTTGGCGAACCCCGGCCGCTCCGCGACCGACATCACCGACACGCAGGTGGCCGAAGCGCTGCCGGCGCAGGTGTTCATCTTCAGCGACGGGCGATTCGCCGACGTGGAGAAGTTCAGTCTTGGCAATCTCGCGCCGGTGTATGTGCCTGTCGGCGCGGCCACGGCTGAGAATTTGGCGATCGCGGCTTTCAGCACCAAGGAGGTCGAAGGAGAGTCGGGGCGCGTGCAGGCGTTCGCCAGCATCGAGAGCCATGCCAGCCAGCCGCGCGAGACGCCGCTGGAACTGTATCTCGACGGCGAACTGATCGACGCGTCGCGCGTGACGGTCGCGGCGGGAGAGTCGGCGGGGGTGGCGTTCGATCTGGACTCGCCGCTGTCAGGCGTGCTGGAACTGCGGGCGGCGACCGGCGACGACCTGAAGCTGGACGACGCCGCCTGGGCGGCGCTCAATCCGCCGCGCCGCGCGCGGGTATTGGTGGTGGAAGCGGGGCCCAATCCGCCGCTCGCGTACGCGCTGGCGACCGAGAGCGCCCGCAAGCTGGCCGACGTGACAACGCAGCCGGCGGCGTATCTTAAGGACCCCGAATATCAGCAGCGGGCGTCAGCGGGCGAGTGTGACCTGGTGATCTACGACCGGACGGCGCCGGCGGTCATGCCGCAGGCCAACACACTGTTCATTGGCAGCTTGCCGCCGGTGGATTGGAAGGCGGAGGCGAAGGCGGACGTGCCGCAGATTGTCGACATCGATCGCGCGCATCCCTTGATGCAGTTTTTGGAATTGGGAGATGTGATCATCAGCGAGGGGACGCCGCTGACGCCCCCCGGCGGCGCGTCGGTGCTCATACACGGCAGCCGCGGCCCCTTATTCGCCATCGCGCCGCGGCAGGCGTTTGAAGACGCGGTGCTGGGCTTCGAGCCGTACAGCGCCGATGAAGTCGACACCAATTGGCCGGTGCGGTTGAGCTTTCCGGTGTTCGTGCTGAACGTGCTGGAATACCTGGGCGGCCAAGCGCAGGGGCAGTTGCGGGTGGCCAGCACGGCGCCCGGCTCGGCGGTGACGCTGCGGCTTGACGGCGCGCCGAGCGAGATCACGATCCACACGCCACGGCAAGGCAAGTTGCGGGTGTCGCGCACGCCGTCGGGCGTGTTTCGCTTTGCGGACACCGACGCCTTGGGCGCTTACACGGCGAGCGCGGGCGACCGAGCGCTGGAGCGGTTCACGGTGAATTTGTTCAGCGCCGCGGAGAGCGACATTCGACCTCGCGCGCAACTGAAGATTGGACACGTTGAGGTGCAGGGGAGTCAGCAGGCGGCGCAGACCACACGGCGCGAGGCGTGGAAGTGGCTGGTGCTCGCCGGGCTGGTCGTGCTGCTGGTCGAGTGGTATATCTACAATCGCCGGGTGTACTTGTGA
- a CDS encoding DUF58 domain-containing protein has translation MATTNEPLLSPEFLARLERLELVSRKIFRGRLKGERRSPRKGQSVEFADFRQYVAGDDLRFIDWNTYARLDRLFLKLFMEEEDLHLYLLIDNSLSMGFGTPTKLEFAKRLAASLGFVGLVRSDRVKIETLGQGARAGTAALRGRRSLWRLFEQLEAIQPEGGTQLAQGVKNFCLRNSGKGIVVLVSDLLDKHGYEEALRYLVAQRMDCYVIQVLAAEELSPDIKGDLQLVDAEDGDHADITVSAPLMKRYQQTLDAFVGSVRDFCNRRGMVYLLASNETPFEQLVTGYLRQRGLVR, from the coding sequence ATGGCGACGACGAACGAACCACTACTGAGTCCCGAGTTTCTGGCGCGGCTGGAGCGCTTGGAACTGGTCAGTCGCAAGATATTTCGCGGCCGACTGAAGGGGGAACGTCGCAGCCCGCGCAAGGGGCAAAGCGTGGAGTTTGCCGACTTTCGGCAGTATGTGGCGGGAGACGACTTGCGGTTCATCGATTGGAACACCTACGCCCGGCTGGACCGGCTGTTTCTCAAGCTGTTCATGGAAGAAGAGGATTTGCACCTGTATCTATTGATCGACAACAGCCTGTCGATGGGGTTTGGCACGCCCACCAAGCTGGAGTTCGCCAAGCGGTTGGCGGCGTCGCTCGGCTTTGTGGGACTGGTGCGCTCGGACCGGGTGAAGATCGAAACGCTGGGACAAGGCGCGCGGGCGGGCACGGCGGCGCTGCGGGGACGGCGCAGCCTGTGGCGACTGTTCGAGCAGCTTGAGGCGATTCAGCCCGAGGGGGGAACGCAACTGGCGCAGGGGGTGAAGAACTTTTGCCTGCGCAACTCGGGCAAGGGAATCGTGGTGTTGGTGAGCGACCTGTTGGACAAACACGGCTATGAAGAGGCGCTGCGTTACCTGGTGGCGCAGCGCATGGACTGCTACGTGATTCAGGTGCTGGCGGCCGAGGAGTTGTCGCCCGACATCAAGGGGGACTTGCAGTTGGTCGACGCGGAAGACGGCGACCACGCCGACATCACGGTGAGCGCGCCGTTGATGAAGCGATACCAGCAGACGCTCGACGCGTTCGTGGGCTCAGTGCGCGATTTTTGCAATCGGCGGGGCATGGTGTATCTCTTGGCGAGCAACGAGACGCCGTTTGAGCAATTAGTGACTGGCTACCTGCGGCAGCGAGGATTGGTGCGCTGA
- a CDS encoding MoxR family ATPase produces the protein MSLAEGIEQRAEQFAQRYAAVREQIGRVIVGHDEIVHGVLTCLFVGGHCLLEGVPGLGKTLLVRTLAKALDLQFSRIQFTPDLMPADILGTNMVMETPEGRRVFEFQQGPIFTQICLADEINRATPKTQSAMLETMQEGSVTVGGKHYQLQQPFLVMATQNPLEQEGTYPLPEAQLDRFFFKLLVGYSTRDELMQVLDRTTRGEVIEPARVMDGPEILKWQALVREVLVASHVQDYIVRLVLATHPGGQYAPAITNQYIRWGASPRAAQAVALAAKVRALLEGRYNVSFEDARRVYLPALRHRVLLNFEAQAEGVESDKVLLDLLEQVPEKGEADKAA, from the coding sequence ATGAGTCTTGCCGAAGGGATCGAACAGCGGGCCGAACAATTCGCGCAGCGATACGCCGCGGTCCGCGAGCAGATCGGCCGCGTGATCGTGGGACACGACGAGATCGTGCATGGCGTGTTGACCTGCCTGTTTGTCGGCGGGCATTGCCTGCTGGAGGGGGTGCCCGGACTCGGCAAGACGCTTTTGGTGCGCACGCTGGCCAAGGCGCTCGATTTGCAGTTCTCGCGGATTCAATTCACGCCCGACTTGATGCCGGCGGACATTTTGGGCACGAACATGGTGATGGAGACGCCCGAGGGGCGGCGCGTGTTTGAGTTTCAGCAGGGGCCGATCTTCACGCAGATCTGCCTGGCGGACGAAATCAACCGGGCCACGCCCAAGACGCAATCGGCGATGCTGGAGACGATGCAGGAAGGCTCGGTGACGGTCGGCGGCAAGCATTACCAGTTGCAGCAGCCGTTTCTGGTGATGGCCACACAGAATCCGCTGGAGCAAGAGGGAACGTATCCGCTGCCCGAGGCGCAGCTTGACCGCTTCTTTTTCAAGCTGCTGGTAGGGTATTCGACGCGTGATGAACTGATGCAGGTGTTGGACCGCACCACGCGCGGCGAGGTGATCGAACCGGCGCGGGTGATGGACGGGCCAGAGATATTGAAGTGGCAAGCGCTAGTGCGCGAGGTGCTGGTGGCGTCGCACGTGCAGGACTACATCGTGCGGCTGGTGCTGGCGACGCATCCGGGGGGGCAGTACGCGCCGGCGATCACCAACCAGTACATTCGCTGGGGCGCCAGTCCCCGCGCGGCGCAGGCGGTGGCGCTGGCGGCCAAGGTGCGGGCACTGCTCGAAGGGCGCTACAACGTGAGTTTTGAGGACGCGCGCCGCGTGTATCTGCCGGCCTTGCGGCATCGGGTGCTGCTCAACTTCGAAGCGCAGGCCGAAGGAGTGGAGTCGGACAAGGTGCTGCTGGATTTGCTCGAACAGGTGCCGGAAAAGGGGGAGGCGGACAAGGCGGCGTGA
- a CDS encoding VWA domain-containing protein has product MFGYDIDFDAPWYLLLLALAPAIWWFSFRSLAGLGTIRRLLAIALRTLVLALLVLALAEVQLVRTSDRLTVIYLLDQTLSVPAEQRQAMIEYVNESIAQQRDGQDRAGVIVFGRDPAIEAPPYDDDIQVSKQIESPIDPEYTNLAAAMRLAEASFPEDAAKRIVIVSDGNQNMGDALEQARGLIDAGIGIDVRPVTISARADVSVEKVAVPTNIRKGEPFDLRIVLYNSAVASDGNPGTVTGRLVVYERTSDAPQAISEQELTVAPGRHVYTIRRQIDQPDFYTYEAQFIPNQAGDDALRQNNRATTFAHVRGSGQVLLIEDSEHRGEHQLLVDRLRAANLEVRVDASDQLFASLAELQPYDTVILANVPREDFSEAQINMLVRNTQQMGCGLVMLGGPNSFGAGGWANTEIEKAMPVDFEIKAAKANLRGALAMIMHASEIANGNHWQKVIAEEALKALGSQDYCGVLHWIGTDKWLWEPGMRQVRSDREKMLAQISKMQPSDMPQFGPSMEMARAAMARLGDVAVKHMIIISDGDPAAPAQSILNGLVAGKVTVSTVAVGAHGPAESALLQRIATATGGKYYQAFNANALPRIFQREARRVARPLIFEHAAGFAPIVNLSNEIVSGLPERLPPITGFVMTTAKEHPLVEIEIVSPRPTDGKNNTILATWTYGLGRSVAFTTDAGARWAKGWAGWEDYERFFSQMIRWSMRPSGDTGNFTVATEVKDGQGRVVVTALDKDDQFLNFLSLGGSVIGPDMEAHEVTVKQVAPGRYVGTFDASAAGSYFLMLNPGAGRAPLRSGLNVPYSAEFQTLETNEALLESLAALAPRGGRPGIVIAEDARDGAKTPEKANLFRHDLPNARSSQDAWHFMLLLGSCLFFLDVLVRRVTFSFTWVRPALAKVRDRVLRREAAAPAPEYMERLATRKAEISQQLEERRATARFEPEAESTAPTTGAVAEELGAKPPSAAKPTPPAQSLGPQQKEEDDYTSRLLKAKKRVWDERNKDS; this is encoded by the coding sequence ATGTTTGGCTACGACATCGATTTCGACGCCCCCTGGTATCTACTGCTGCTGGCGCTGGCGCCGGCCATTTGGTGGTTTAGCTTCCGCAGCCTGGCGGGGCTGGGGACGATTCGCCGATTGCTGGCCATCGCGCTGCGCACGCTGGTGTTGGCCTTGCTGGTGTTGGCGCTGGCCGAAGTGCAACTGGTGCGCACCAGCGACCGCTTGACGGTCATCTATCTGCTCGACCAGACGTTGAGCGTCCCGGCCGAGCAGCGGCAGGCGATGATCGAATACGTGAACGAGTCGATCGCCCAGCAGCGCGACGGTCAGGATCGGGCGGGGGTGATCGTGTTCGGTCGCGATCCAGCGATTGAGGCGCCCCCCTACGACGACGACATTCAGGTGTCGAAGCAGATCGAGAGCCCGATCGATCCTGAGTACACCAATCTGGCGGCGGCCATGCGCCTGGCCGAGGCGTCGTTTCCGGAAGACGCGGCCAAGCGGATTGTGATCGTCAGCGACGGCAACCAGAACATGGGCGACGCGCTCGAACAGGCGCGGGGCCTGATCGACGCGGGCATCGGCATCGACGTGCGGCCGGTGACAATCAGCGCGCGGGCCGACGTGAGCGTCGAGAAGGTGGCCGTGCCGACCAACATTCGCAAGGGGGAACCGTTCGACCTGCGGATCGTGCTCTACAACAGCGCCGTCGCCAGCGATGGCAACCCTGGCACGGTGACGGGGCGGCTGGTGGTTTACGAGCGAACCAGCGACGCACCGCAGGCGATCAGCGAGCAGGAGTTGACGGTCGCGCCGGGTCGGCACGTATACACCATCCGTCGGCAGATCGATCAGCCGGACTTTTACACCTACGAGGCGCAGTTCATCCCGAACCAAGCGGGAGACGACGCGCTGCGGCAGAACAATCGCGCGACCACCTTTGCGCATGTGCGCGGCAGCGGTCAGGTGCTGCTCATCGAAGACAGCGAGCACCGCGGCGAACATCAATTGCTGGTCGATCGGCTGCGCGCGGCGAACCTGGAGGTGAGGGTCGACGCCAGCGACCAGTTGTTTGCCAGCCTGGCGGAGTTGCAACCGTACGACACGGTGATTCTGGCCAATGTGCCACGCGAGGATTTTTCTGAAGCTCAGATCAACATGCTGGTGCGCAACACACAGCAGATGGGGTGCGGGCTGGTGATGCTGGGTGGGCCGAACAGTTTTGGCGCCGGCGGCTGGGCGAACACCGAGATCGAAAAAGCGATGCCGGTCGACTTTGAAATCAAGGCGGCCAAGGCCAATCTCCGCGGCGCGCTGGCGATGATTATGCACGCCTCGGAGATCGCCAACGGCAACCACTGGCAAAAGGTGATCGCCGAAGAGGCGCTCAAGGCGCTTGGTTCGCAAGACTACTGCGGCGTGCTGCACTGGATTGGCACCGACAAGTGGTTGTGGGAACCGGGCATGCGGCAAGTGCGGTCCGACCGCGAGAAGATGTTGGCCCAGATCAGCAAGATGCAGCCCAGCGACATGCCGCAGTTTGGGCCGAGCATGGAGATGGCGCGGGCGGCGATGGCGCGGTTAGGGGATGTGGCCGTCAAGCATATGATCATCATCAGCGATGGCGACCCGGCGGCGCCGGCGCAATCGATCCTGAACGGCCTGGTGGCGGGCAAGGTAACGGTGTCGACGGTGGCGGTGGGGGCGCACGGCCCCGCCGAGAGCGCACTGTTGCAGCGCATCGCCACGGCGACCGGCGGCAAGTACTATCAGGCGTTCAACGCCAACGCGCTGCCGCGGATCTTTCAGCGCGAGGCGCGGCGGGTGGCGCGTCCCTTGATCTTTGAGCACGCCGCCGGTTTCGCGCCGATCGTCAACTTGTCGAACGAAATCGTCAGCGGATTGCCGGAGCGATTGCCGCCGATCACCGGCTTTGTGATGACCACGGCCAAGGAACATCCGCTGGTGGAGATCGAGATCGTTTCGCCGCGGCCGACCGACGGCAAGAACAACACGATCCTGGCGACGTGGACCTACGGGCTGGGGCGCAGCGTGGCCTTCACCACCGACGCCGGAGCGCGCTGGGCCAAAGGCTGGGCAGGCTGGGAGGATTACGAACGCTTTTTCTCGCAGATGATTCGCTGGTCGATGCGCCCCTCGGGGGATACCGGCAACTTCACCGTGGCGACGGAGGTGAAGGATGGGCAAGGCCGAGTAGTAGTCACCGCGCTCGACAAGGACGATCAGTTTCTCAACTTCCTCAGCCTGGGGGGGAGCGTCATTGGTCCCGACATGGAGGCCCATGAGGTGACGGTGAAGCAAGTGGCGCCGGGGCGCTACGTGGGCACGTTCGACGCCAGCGCCGCGGGGAGCTACTTTTTGATGCTCAATCCAGGCGCGGGACGGGCGCCCTTGCGCAGCGGGCTGAATGTGCCGTACTCGGCGGAGTTTCAGACGCTGGAAACGAATGAGGCGCTGTTGGAATCGCTGGCGGCGCTGGCGCCGCGGGGCGGCAGGCCGGGCATTGTCATCGCCGAGGACGCGCGCGACGGCGCTAAGACTCCGGAAAAAGCCAACCTGTTTCGGCACGATTTGCCAAATGCCCGCAGCAGCCAGGACGCGTGGCACTTCATGCTGCTGTTGGGTAGCTGCCTGTTCTTTTTGGATGTGCTGGTGCGGCGGGTGACGTTCTCCTTTACCTGGGTGCGTCCGGCGCTGGCGAAGGTGCGCGACCGCGTGCTACGGCGCGAGGCCGCCGCCCCCGCGCCAGAATACATGGAGCGACTGGCGACGCGCAAAGCGGAGATTTCGCAGCAATTGGAAGAGCGCCGCGCGACGGCCCGCTTCGAGCCGGAAGCGGAATCGACCGCACCGACGACTGGCGCGGTGGCCGAGGAACTAGGGGCCAAGCCGCCGTCGGCCGCAAAGCCGACGCCGCCGGCGCAGTCGCTGGGTCCGCAGCAGAAGGAAGAAGACGACTACACCAGCCGCTTGCTCAAGGCCAAGAAGCGCGTCTGGGACGAGCGCAACAAGGACTCGTAG